Proteins from one Deinococcus actinosclerus genomic window:
- a CDS encoding macro domain-containing protein, which yields MPLELVQGDIAAQQVCAVVTAANKELAGGGGVDGVIHRAAGPDLLRAIRAIGGTPTGTAVITPAFGLSARGVQHVIHAVGPIWRGGTQGEPELLAGAYRRSLELAVQAGCRSVAFPAISTGVYGYPLEQAAEVTLRTITAFLADHPDLHVRVVLLGGGTLNVFRRAWQRLEA from the coding sequence ATGCCACTGGAACTCGTGCAGGGCGATATCGCCGCGCAGCAGGTCTGTGCGGTGGTCACGGCGGCGAACAAGGAACTGGCGGGTGGGGGTGGCGTGGACGGCGTCATCCACCGCGCGGCGGGCCCGGATCTGCTTCGCGCCATCCGCGCCATCGGCGGGACGCCCACGGGCACGGCGGTGATCACCCCCGCGTTCGGGCTGTCGGCGCGGGGCGTGCAACACGTGATTCACGCGGTCGGGCCGATCTGGCGCGGCGGGACCCAGGGCGAGCCGGAGCTGCTGGCCGGGGCGTACCGGCGCAGCCTGGAACTGGCGGTGCAGGCCGGGTGCCGCAGCGTGGCGTTCCCGGCGATCAGCACCGGCGTGTACGGCTACCCGCTGGAACAGGCGGCGGAGGTGACGCTGCGGACGATCACCGCGTTCCTGGCCGATCACCCGGACCTGCACGTGCGGGTGGTGCTGCTGGGCGGGGGCACGCTGAACGTGTTCCGCCGGGCGTGGCAGCGGCTGGAGGCCTGA
- a CDS encoding magnesium transporter CorA family protein: protein MIRARRLSDGQDFPWNGEHENVWVDTQDPTPDELAALRAAFPLNRLALEDALERGHWSRAEVYPEHAFITVRSYVNPDQVDEFTERLSIFTFDHAVLTHSPGGTRALGSVWPLTGRDSVNTAQEVTYELLDHTADTFFTAADALEARVDDLEERVFQRVRENPVPHVFELKHLVSQARRLATDAREATALMGRHANCTPADLVRYRDVQDSFTRAAGRFDTLRDLLTNLLDLHLNLQSQRMNEVMRTLTAVSVIFLPLTFLAGVWGMNFEFMPELRSPHGYALAWGTFLLIGAALSVYFKRRGWW, encoded by the coding sequence ATGATCAGGGCGCGGCGACTCAGCGACGGGCAGGACTTTCCCTGGAACGGGGAGCACGAGAACGTCTGGGTGGACACCCAGGACCCCACTCCGGACGAACTGGCCGCGCTGCGCGCCGCGTTTCCCCTGAACCGCCTCGCGCTGGAGGACGCCCTGGAACGCGGGCACTGGAGCCGCGCGGAGGTGTACCCCGAGCACGCGTTCATCACAGTGCGCTCGTACGTGAATCCGGATCAGGTGGATGAGTTCACGGAGCGGCTGAGTATCTTCACCTTCGATCACGCCGTACTGACCCACAGCCCCGGCGGCACCCGCGCGCTGGGCAGCGTGTGGCCGCTGACCGGGCGGGACAGCGTGAACACCGCGCAGGAGGTCACGTACGAGCTGCTGGACCACACCGCCGACACCTTCTTCACGGCCGCCGACGCACTGGAAGCCCGCGTGGACGACCTGGAGGAACGCGTGTTCCAGCGGGTGCGGGAGAACCCGGTGCCGCACGTGTTCGAACTCAAGCACCTCGTGTCGCAGGCGCGGCGGCTGGCGACCGATGCGCGTGAGGCGACCGCACTGATGGGCCGCCACGCCAACTGCACCCCAGCCGATCTGGTGCGCTACCGCGACGTGCAGGACTCCTTCACGCGCGCCGCCGGTCGCTTCGACACCCTGCGCGACCTCCTGACCAACCTGCTTGACCTGCACCTGAACCTCCAGAGCCAGCGCATGAACGAGGTCATGCGCACCCTGACCGCCGTGAGCGTGATCTTCCTGCCCCTGACCTTCCTGGCGGGCGTGTGGGGCATGAATTTCGAGTTCATGCCCGAGCTCAGGAGTCCGCACGGGTACGCGCTGGCCTGGGGCACCTTCCTGCTGATCGGCGCGGCCCTGAGCGTGTACTTCAAACGGCGCGGCTGGTGGTGA
- a CDS encoding BioF/Kbl family PLP-dependent acyltransferase produces the protein MATSLSDRLTAELSGLRESGLLIHPRVLDSANRARTRVDGREVVNLASNNYLGFADHPALKARAAEYLDRWGVGAGAVRTIAGTLRIHEEFEAQLAAFKHTGSALVLHSGFTTNQGVLGALLREGDLVVSDELNHASIIDGLRLTKATKKVFRHADPDDLERLLKEHDTDGLKLVVTDGVFSMDGDVAPLDRLVAVARKYGAVTYVDDAHGSGVMGEAGRGTVHHFGFEYADDVIQVGTLSKAWGGVGGYAAGHGDLRQLLINRARPYLFSTAQAPATVGALAAALIEVQRDPTLMERLWANTRYFKAELQGLGFDIFGSTTPITPVIFGEAPAAFEASRLLFDRGVFAVGLGFPTVPRGLARIRNIVTAEHTRDDLDHALQAYAEVGRALGIIS, from the coding sequence ATGGCCACTTCCCTGTCCGACCGTCTGACTGCCGAGCTGTCCGGCCTGCGTGAAAGCGGGCTGCTGATTCACCCGCGCGTGCTGGACAGCGCCAACCGCGCCCGGACGCGCGTGGATGGGCGCGAGGTGGTGAACCTCGCCAGCAACAACTACCTGGGCTTCGCGGACCACCCGGCCCTGAAGGCCCGCGCCGCCGAGTACCTGGACCGCTGGGGGGTGGGCGCGGGCGCGGTGCGCACGATCGCCGGGACGCTGCGCATCCACGAGGAGTTCGAGGCGCAGCTCGCGGCGTTCAAGCACACCGGGAGCGCGCTGGTGCTGCACAGCGGCTTCACCACGAACCAGGGCGTGCTGGGGGCCCTGCTGCGCGAGGGCGATCTGGTCGTCAGCGACGAGCTGAACCACGCGAGCATCATCGACGGGCTGCGCCTGACGAAGGCCACGAAGAAGGTGTTCAGGCATGCCGACCCGGACGACCTGGAGCGCCTGCTGAAGGAGCACGACACGGACGGCCTGAAACTGGTCGTGACGGACGGGGTGTTCAGCATGGACGGCGACGTGGCGCCGCTGGACCGGCTGGTGGCCGTCGCCCGGAAGTACGGCGCGGTGACGTACGTGGACGACGCGCACGGCAGCGGCGTGATGGGCGAGGCGGGGCGCGGCACCGTGCATCACTTCGGATTCGAGTACGCCGACGACGTGATCCAGGTCGGCACGCTCAGCAAGGCGTGGGGCGGCGTGGGCGGGTACGCCGCCGGGCACGGGGACCTGCGGCAGCTGCTCATCAACCGCGCCCGCCCGTACCTGTTCAGCACCGCGCAGGCGCCCGCCACGGTGGGCGCGCTGGCCGCCGCGCTGATTGAAGTGCAGCGCGATCCCACTCTGATGGAGCGCCTGTGGGCGAACACCCGCTACTTCAAGGCGGAGTTGCAGGGCCTGGGCTTCGACATCTTCGGTAGCACCACGCCCATCACGCCGGTCATCTTCGGCGAGGCGCCCGCCGCGTTCGAGGCGAGCCGCCTGCTGTTCGACCGGGGCGTGTTCGCCGTGGGCCTGGGCTTCCCGACCGTGCCGCGCGGGCTGGCGCGCATCCGCAACATCGTGACCGCCGAACACACCCGCGACGACCTGGATCACGCCCTGCAGGCCTACGCCGAGGTGGGCCGCGCGCTGGGCATCATCTCCTGA
- the crcB gene encoding fluoride efflux transporter CrcB, with protein MNAWLWVMAGGAVGAATRYGAQLLLAPLALRAAFPVPVLLINVLGSFLLGLTLTLVGRGVWPDAARLAFGTGVLGAFTTFSTFSVELDDLLAHGRGGAALLYAGLSVTLGVLAAVAGRTLGGRL; from the coding sequence ATGAACGCGTGGCTGTGGGTGATGGCGGGCGGCGCCGTGGGTGCGGCCACGCGGTACGGCGCGCAGCTGCTGCTGGCGCCGCTGGCGCTGCGCGCCGCGTTTCCCGTGCCGGTGCTGCTGATCAACGTGCTGGGTTCGTTCCTGCTGGGCCTGACGCTGACGCTGGTGGGCCGGGGCGTGTGGCCCGACGCGGCGCGACTGGCGTTCGGCACCGGGGTGCTGGGCGCCTTCACCACGTTTTCCACCTTCAGTGTGGAACTCGACGACCTGCTCGCGCACGGGCGGGGCGGCGCGGCGCTGCTGTACGCGGGCCTGAGCGTCACGCTGGGCGTCCTGGCCGCCGTGGCGGGCCGCACGCTGGGGGGTCGCCTGTGA
- the xseA gene encoding exodeoxyribonuclease VII large subunit, with product MTRRRKKTGEGGSGGATRPPEQFLELSELLAYVGQVVARGLPGAVWVRAEIASVTDRRHLYLDLVQAGEDGEVAKCRATVWARERFSLEGKFRRATGGTLTAGLKVLLFAEATFHEQYGFSLNVLDVAPEFTLGDAALRLAEHRETLVREGAYGLNRLLAAPEDFGRFAVIAPREAAGLGDFRREIDPLEAAGVLRPVYLEATFQGRDAAPSLLRAAEEARALHEQEPLDALVVLRGGGAVTDLAWLNDLAFARALATFPAPVITGLGHARDDTLPDEVAHTRVDTPSKAATLIVRTVAGAAAQAQEDARTIRAHATQLLVDAQAGADWALDRARSAAGRHVDRAAQDVDALMRQALGLTPQRTLARGYALVRGANGQPVTRAAQVTPGQPLTLEWTDGSVPVQAEE from the coding sequence GTGACCCGCCGCAGGAAGAAGACCGGGGAGGGGGGGAGCGGCGGGGCGACCCGCCCCCCGGAGCAGTTCCTGGAACTGTCGGAACTCCTCGCGTACGTGGGGCAGGTCGTCGCGCGGGGCCTGCCGGGCGCGGTGTGGGTCCGCGCCGAGATCGCCAGCGTCACGGACCGCCGTCACCTCTACCTGGATCTCGTGCAGGCCGGCGAGGACGGCGAGGTCGCCAAGTGCCGCGCGACCGTGTGGGCCCGCGAACGCTTCAGTCTGGAAGGCAAGTTCCGCCGCGCGACCGGCGGGACCCTCACGGCGGGCCTGAAGGTGCTGCTGTTCGCGGAGGCGACCTTCCACGAGCAGTACGGGTTCTCGCTGAACGTGCTGGATGTCGCGCCGGAATTCACGCTGGGGGACGCCGCGCTGCGCCTGGCCGAGCACCGCGAGACCCTGGTCCGCGAGGGCGCATACGGCCTGAACCGCCTGCTGGCGGCCCCCGAGGACTTCGGGCGTTTCGCCGTGATCGCCCCGCGCGAGGCGGCGGGCCTCGGCGACTTCCGCCGCGAGATCGACCCGCTGGAGGCCGCCGGGGTGCTTCGCCCGGTGTACCTGGAGGCGACCTTCCAGGGCCGCGACGCCGCGCCCAGCCTCCTGCGCGCCGCCGAGGAGGCCCGCGCGCTGCACGAGCAGGAGCCGCTGGACGCGCTGGTCGTCCTGCGCGGTGGCGGGGCCGTCACGGACCTCGCGTGGCTGAACGACCTCGCGTTCGCGCGCGCGCTGGCGACCTTCCCCGCGCCGGTCATCACCGGCCTGGGGCACGCGCGGGACGACACCCTCCCGGACGAGGTGGCGCACACCCGCGTGGACACGCCCAGCAAGGCCGCCACGCTGATCGTCCGCACCGTCGCAGGGGCCGCCGCGCAGGCGCAGGAGGACGCCCGCACGATCCGCGCGCACGCCACGCAGCTCCTCGTGGACGCACAGGCGGGCGCGGACTGGGCGCTGGACCGCGCCCGCAGCGCGGCCGGACGGCACGTGGACCGCGCCGCACAGGACGTGGACGCCCTGATGCGGCAGGCGCTGGGTCTCACCCCGCAGCGCACCCTGGCGCGCGGCTACGCCCTCGTGCGCGGCGCGAACGGGCAACCCGTCACCCGCGCCGCGCAGGTCACGCCCGGCCAGCCCCTCACGCTGGAATGGACCGACGGGAGCGTGCCCGTGCAGGCCGAGGAGTGA
- a CDS encoding roadblock/LC7 domain-containing protein — protein sequence MTNAVYTMTVRALAGVVSERAAETMVRSVLREQNLLPETVSAQDMQRLLSGPLLSRLSAVMPAARARQELRTLSGQMAERYPKAPTLFVESGPQATWDDPQETDLWTDLGLGADDFEFDDPEYAAGLSGRSYDLNSTLDQDTLIQTLGRLTGVQGVMVCRASGEVLRVRAVRDANGLAGVVAASAMLFQKRSLRLLSADLGGQTVCVCPLGEHCVAVIANSQANVGRLLVELQQIRVAA from the coding sequence ATGACGAACGCTGTGTACACCATGACCGTCCGCGCCCTGGCAGGCGTGGTCTCCGAGCGGGCGGCTGAAACAATGGTGCGGTCGGTGCTGCGCGAGCAGAACCTGCTGCCGGAAACCGTGAGTGCCCAGGACATGCAGCGGCTGCTGTCCGGGCCGCTGCTCTCACGCCTGAGCGCCGTGATGCCCGCCGCCCGCGCCCGTCAGGAACTGCGGACGCTGTCCGGGCAGATGGCGGAACGCTACCCCAAGGCCCCCACCCTGTTCGTCGAGAGCGGGCCGCAGGCCACCTGGGACGACCCCCAGGAGACCGACCTGTGGACCGACCTGGGGCTGGGCGCCGACGATTTCGAGTTCGATGATCCGGAGTACGCGGCGGGCCTGTCGGGCCGCTCGTACGACCTGAACTCCACGCTGGACCAGGACACCCTCATTCAGACGCTGGGGCGCCTCACCGGCGTGCAGGGCGTGATGGTCTGCCGCGCCAGTGGCGAGGTGCTGCGCGTACGCGCCGTGCGCGACGCCAACGGGCTGGCGGGCGTGGTGGCGGCCAGCGCGATGCTGTTCCAGAAGCGGTCGCTGCGGCTGCTCTCGGCCGACCTGGGGGGGCAGACGGTCTGCGTGTGCCCGCTGGGTGAGCACTGCGTGGCGGTCATCGCCAACTCGCAGGCGAACGTGGGCCGACTACTTGTGGAACTCCAGCAGATCCGGGTGGCCGCGTGA
- the gmk gene encoding guanylate kinase, with the protein MTVSETPLSTSARRGLLLVMTGASGVGKGTLRERWLAGQDVFFSTSWTTREARPGEQDGVHYVFVTPEAFEEKAQANGFLEHAAFVGNRYGTPIEPIEAALSRGQDVVLEIEVEGAMQVKARVGEEAILIFIMPPSLTELRRRLEGRATETPERIEKRLARAREEIREAHEFRYVVVNDDLDRAVEELLAIQRAERARQLPEPEWTEADREARVRADHLRSYTFTDARLAQVTGQ; encoded by the coding sequence ATGACGGTTTCCGAGACTCCACTTTCCACCTCCGCGCGGCGCGGGCTGCTGCTGGTCATGACCGGCGCGTCCGGCGTGGGCAAGGGCACGCTGCGTGAACGCTGGCTGGCCGGGCAGGACGTGTTCTTCAGTACCTCCTGGACCACCCGCGAGGCCCGCCCGGGCGAGCAGGACGGCGTGCACTACGTGTTCGTGACCCCCGAGGCGTTCGAGGAGAAGGCGCAGGCGAACGGCTTCCTGGAACACGCGGCGTTCGTGGGCAACCGCTACGGCACGCCGATCGAGCCGATCGAGGCGGCGCTGAGTCGCGGGCAGGACGTGGTGCTGGAGATCGAGGTGGAGGGCGCCATGCAGGTCAAGGCGCGCGTGGGCGAGGAGGCCATCCTGATCTTCATCATGCCGCCCAGCCTGACGGAGCTGCGCCGCCGCCTGGAGGGCCGCGCGACCGAGACACCCGAACGGATCGAGAAGCGCCTCGCGCGCGCCCGTGAGGAGATCCGCGAGGCGCACGAGTTCCGGTACGTGGTCGTGAACGACGACCTGGACCGCGCGGTGGAGGAACTCCTAGCGATCCAGCGGGCCGAGCGGGCGCGGCAGCTGCCGGAACCCGAGTGGACCGAAGCCGACCGGGAGGCGCGGGTGCGGGCCGATCACCTGCGCAGCTACACGTTCACGGACGCGCGGCTGGCCCAGGTCACCGGGCAGTAA
- a CDS encoding sulfurtransferase has protein sequence MAAPTLPTPLVSVSWLRAHLRDPRVRVLDARYALNDPLTGRIAYLGGHVPGAVYADLETDLSGPVQPDGSGGRHPLPDPAALAAWLGSVGVGNDSLVVCYDDPGTGQGFYAARAWWLLRWLGHAGVAVLDGGWPAWVAAGGDVSTEDPSPTPVTFVPDVQADLVATAADVQARGAGTLLIDSRAPGRYRGEVEPIDRRAGHIPGAVNRDWTGALDGSGHWRDAGAQAARLDAGGAPTVTYCGSGVSATPNLLARELAGVPLGPDNRLYAGSWSDWISDDARPVATGEE, from the coding sequence ATGGCTGCCCCGACCCTGCCGACCCCGCTGGTTTCCGTGTCCTGGCTGCGCGCGCACCTGCGTGACCCGCGCGTACGGGTGCTGGACGCCCGCTACGCCCTGAATGACCCGCTGACCGGGCGGATCGCGTACCTGGGCGGGCACGTGCCGGGGGCCGTCTACGCCGATCTGGAGACGGACCTGAGCGGCCCGGTACAACCGGATGGGTCGGGGGGGCGTCACCCGCTGCCGGATCCGGCGGCGCTGGCCGCGTGGCTGGGAAGCGTGGGGGTCGGGAACGACAGTCTGGTCGTGTGCTACGACGACCCGGGGACCGGGCAGGGCTTCTACGCGGCGCGGGCGTGGTGGCTGCTGCGCTGGCTGGGGCACGCGGGGGTGGCGGTGCTCGACGGCGGCTGGCCCGCCTGGGTCGCGGCAGGCGGGGACGTCAGCACGGAGGACCCCTCCCCCACCCCGGTCACGTTCGTGCCGGACGTGCAGGCGGACCTCGTGGCTACTGCCGCCGATGTGCAGGCACGCGGGGCGGGAACCCTCCTGATCGATTCGCGCGCGCCGGGCCGCTACCGGGGCGAGGTGGAACCCATCGACCGCAGGGCCGGGCACATCCCGGGCGCCGTGAACCGCGACTGGACGGGCGCGCTGGACGGATCGGGCCACTGGCGGGACGCGGGGGCGCAGGCGGCGCGGCTGGACGCGGGCGGCGCCCCCACGGTCACGTACTGCGGCAGTGGCGTGAGTGCCACGCCGAACCTGCTGGCACGCGAACTGGCGGGCGTGCCGCTGGGCCCGGACAACCGCCTGTACGCCGGGTCGTGGAGCGACTGGATCAGCGACGACGCGCGCCCCGTGGCAACCGGCGAGGAATGA